In Aedes albopictus strain Foshan chromosome 3, AalbF5, whole genome shotgun sequence, the genomic window GCCAAAGTTAAACGACATCATCTTGACACTTTTCCATTAACACAACCCTCGTCAATTCACTCAACTAGAATCTGACCCACTTCCGCTTGCTTACAgcgtacacacacacacaacacaacaCCCTCAGCCGGTATCGATCCCCTGGATCCGCCGCATCACCTACCGCACGCACTCTCACTTGGCACTTATTCCGCATCGATTGCTTTCCCAATCATCTTCATCTGGTCTGGAGGAATGTCATCACCACAAACGATGGAACTTCCCGCTTATCTTCATCTTCGTCGCGATGATGAACGAATTTGCAACCAACAACGAACGGCTATGAGGACTCTACTGCCAAGCGAAGTTGTCTTCTTGTAAAGGAACCTCTATCATCGATCTACCGATTCTAAGAAAAGTCGACGCGTTCAGTCTACTGACTAACTTAGTCGGAATTCAGAAGTTTGTCCACCGAAGATACATGTTTGAATTTCTGAGCTTTACGCACGCTGCATCATTTCCGATTGAGTCGCAATGATGCTATCACTTTGGAGTTATACCAAACGAATTGATAGAGAATTGCTAAATGCCAATTTACACCCAATTTACAGCGCCCAAGCCCGAAAGTAACCGCACGCTTTCTGGGATGCTAGTTCAGAGGCTATAAAGGTTATCCATAAGGGTACAGGTACCAGTTATTGATATGGTTGTTATAAATGTCTGATATCAATTGAAAGTTTGTAGTTTCAAGAACTACAAATGATTTAGAATTAAAAACCCAACTAATAATCGCTTATTTAACAAGAATCATGACGAATTAACTCAGCATGAAGCTGAATAACatctggataattttcaggcacaacctttgttcaggGTATGCTCacacaaatttggaaaaaaaaattaaagcacACTGCTGTGTAGTAGGCCTGTccaaatttaaaaaatgttcttggattctcaagtccacccccatattttgataggcatccaaaaagaaataactgataAAAAATTTAGCCAAGTCAATTGAAATTAGGAggtatatagcctttccagtacacttggtatACGAGGAAGACAAAACCTTTAGAAAttctaggagatccttcagaataaTGAATCTCTGGATTATCCAAAGAAAAcgtagggaaattcttgaaggcactTCATCAGAtcttccttgaggaacttctcgctaaatccttggtggaattcttagaacaCGTGTTGATATTGATGGTTCAATCGCCGCGAGTTAATGTGTAAGTGACTAATCAATTGTTCATGCCGAAAACAGCCGAAGAATCAcatccacacagaaaaaaatattgaggaatgttccaaaaaagtcctggagaaatccttttatGAAATTCAAAAGGAGCTTTCTAAAAGTACTCTTGAATAAATctgtaatacctggagaaaagcATAGATAATCATCTGCAAGGATTCCTAGAAAatatcttgagatatttctaaaggaatttcattagaaattccttgaaaatatgtttcaataaatttctacagcccgtggcgtagttggtcacacgttcgcttcatatgcggatggtcatgggtttgattcccagccccggcacttgcaatttttcgtcagttgctcttcccccgagagcggctggcactggccctcttctgagccacgtggctcaaacggacccggatacctggacatcggcgaactgctactcataatggaccctcaatcggactggaaaggaacaacggccatccatcattctaccatgtattgagtagaaaagtgaaagcagcagaaaggcaatcagttcgataaagtagaatagaatctaggcgctgtacaaaaatgtaagtgcagctctCAATtagaattgctcacgtagtgccccagtggacaatagagctgtaaattaggttaagtgattaagaataaaaaaaaggctAAAAATCGAGTACAGAAGAATAGATGATATCCTACTTTGGAATATCCGCAACGAACCAAGACAAAATGCTGCACTTTGGCTAGCAGTACAttacaggccaaacatttcaataggtcctatttgcatttgagaggctctctttgtttactttttctttcaattattgcaaagtaatggtacacttttcaactatttttgcactacaaatcaaaagaccactctttggcgagcgttcgttcgagacagtcgcaactattcgttcgtccggtttgtctccagttcggtggctattttcgtgctagtgtttccgagtgattaagtttattaagttattatccctagtgggacgcgtgcggttggctaggccaaaatttttgccgcaaaagttcgtttagtttgagtaaagttcacgttttcattatatcacgtggcgcattgaccggttatcgagcacagcagtgcagcaccccccgcataccgcgccgcccgcgcggccgtgatcggcttcttccagtgagtacccaagctcatcgtcgtcgacagcagcagcccaccgagagaagagcagagagcgttcaaccgccgcacaccgctcgcctcctcccagtgcgggtgatcccatcgcttggacctgtcgtcgtcgggcctgtggcaaaacagagcacaaagctaagtattcaaagttacccctcgttgttcccccctctcgactgactctttgattagatttaatttggtatataagcagttttttttttcttttttttcctcactttccctgtacagttaattttgtcccttgtttttttttgattatttcgtccccgtgataagtgttagtataagatttttgagtgccccgtggtggtagttagctgccacaatgggcgatgatgatgatggcgggggtacatcgtaccgcatcaacgaagctttgttattggcatcggattgctcgagccaacaaggcgatttaaatgctaacctctttgccccccttcaccctggtgcttctccaatggacaccaacagtaaatctgtttcgacgtctcCCCGCCTCAAGGCTTACCCTCCCGACTTtagcgggccatatgttgttttcttccgacccaaaggcaaacgtttgaacaccgttcaaatcagcaaggatctgactaagcggtattcttccgttgtctccattgacatggtcggtacagctaagcttcgggtgacagtaggcgaccgaaaacacgctaatgagattgtgacctgcgagttgtttactcttgagtattttgtctaccttccgagcgcgtcgattgagatttcggggaaggtcgccgacgcatctttgacctgcgaaacgatcatgcaaggctgtggtcgtttccataacccttctctacctcctgtccagatactggattgccggcaactgcattcggtatcccaggagggcgagaagaaggtttacacaccatctgaagaattttctgtgaccttctccggatctgcattaccagatctgctggtgattggcaaacttcggctacctgtgaggctgtatgtaccgaaggtaatgaattgcatcaattgcaagcagctgggccacaccgcccagtactgcagcaataaacctcgctgtgcaacatgcggggagagacatgtggacggtgcgtgtaaaacgccgtccaagtgtgtttattgtggtagcgaccgtccacacgatctcaatgtttgcccgaagtacatacagcgaaaacaacatcaaaaacgatcgttgcagcagcgttcaaggcgaagctacgccgaaatgctgagaaaagctgctccggtcattgaatcacgcaacatctactcgtctttgtctctcgatgatcagggctctgactctgaggtcggggacggggttccctttgtttttaagggtgaaacgaggaaacgggtgaggctccagagacccaccaaaaaacctcggaatctgcctagcagtgacccccaacctaccgtgacaaattctaagagtgttaaaaaaggtaacaaacgttcacctcctggattcaaaatccaagatgaacgagactttccttcgctcccgggaacatcaaaaatcccagattgtTCGCGCACAACGCGAACGGTGTGCAGCGTTTCAACCCTGGTCTGTACGGTTGCCTTTTTAACTCTGCTGTTAGCCCTGTTTCCATAGTTCCATTCCCGCTTTTCCCATTCATGTACCACAAACACaaaactaacctcgagtcgccgcgagtatttcggccaccaacactaacaacacccatatcCAATCCAACCTCCAATTCTCCACACACGCACTACTACCAACAAATCCGACATGAGCTCTCCACCAACATGCCAGCCGACCGACGCGCCAAGTGTCATACGCTGATTGGTTGGCGCCCTTTTCACGCTTCTGCCAGTAGCTAACGAATAGCGAAAACCAAGAACAAGAATAAGATTATTTCCATTATAAATACGAGACCCATTGATTGATTCCGTCATTCAGTTTCTAGCCGTTGTATGGCACGCGCAATAAACCGTCTAGTtcgaaaaacaaagcaaacagcGTTTTCCTTACCGAGAAGCAGCCGAACCAGTAGTCCTTCTCAGGATTGAGTTATTCAAATTCCAGTCTGAGCATCGACACCCCTGGCATTCCGAAAAGGAATTGGCCGCTCCAGCAGGGATCCTCCAACCGAGAGGATTGCCCTCATCATCGACTGTCCGTGATCGGACATTTTGGTCCCATCGAACCGGATCCGAAGCGATCCGCTCCCAGCGCGTTGCAACCGCAACAGAGGATTGGCAATCAACCGAATTGCCACCGTTCCCGTCCGTCGATGCTCAGCAGAGTTGTTCAGAGTAATTTTCCTGGCTGCTTCGAGGAGGAAAATTGCTTTTTGTTGAGTGCGAAAGTAAGTCGCGAGTGAAAACCGTCCGAAAGTGCGAACCGCAAGAAGCGCACAGACCGAGCCGCAAGCAAAAACTTTCCGTAAGTGTGTTGCCGGCGTCGTCGCGAAAAAGTGAAAACCGTTAGCCGCCGCCGCGGCAGAGTCGTGAGTGCGAAGAAGAAGATTGTTGGACGTGTCCGAACACGTTCGATCCTGTTGCTGTTGTGCAGTGTCAGGCACCGTCGTCGTGTTCGATGCCGATTGAACACACACCAACGAAGACCGACCAGAAGAAGAGGATGGCGGAGCTCAAATCGCTTGTTCACTTACGCGGACAGGTGAAGGCGAAAGTGACGCGCATCCGCAAAGCCGTCGAAGAAGCATCCGGAGCTGGAGCAGTGCAATTGGATCCGGCCCAGTTGAAGCTGTACCAGCGGAATTTGGAAACCCACTACAAGGAGTATTGCGATTTGCACCGACAGATCGTAACGTTGACGCCCACCGAGAAGCTGGCCGAGCAGGATGAAACCTACATCTTTTTCGAAGCCCAGCACAACGAAACCTGTTTGTTGGTCGAAACGCTGATCCAGTCCATGACCGACACCCCTGATATGAGACTGGCACGGCGTAACCAACAAGAAGAACCACCCCGCATTATCGTCCAGCAGCAACCGCTGAAGGCACCCATCCCCACCTTCGATGGGAAACCAGAGAACTGGCCGCGCTTCAAGACCATGTTTCTCGACGTGATGAAGACCTCCACAGATTCCGATGCCATCAAGCTCTACCACCTGGATCGAGCCTTGATCGGCGGTGCAGCAGGAATCATCGATGACTGTACCATGCAGTCCAACAACTACGCCCATGCATGGAAGCTGCTCGAGGAGCGATTCGAAGACAAGCGCCTCATCGTAGATACCCACATCATGGGTATGCTACAGCTGAAGAAGATGACCCGACCCAGTGCGAAGGAGCTCCGTGAGCTGATCGACGATGTAACCCGGCACATCGACGGTCTAACCCTGATGAAGGAGCAGATGCTTGGAATGTCTGAGCGCTTCGTCGTGAACCTGGTTGCGACAGCGTTGGACAGCCGAACCCGAATGAAGTGGGAAGCAACCGTGCCCCACAAACAACTACCAACCTACAAGGACAcgatggatttcctgaagaaacgctgCTCTATCCTTGAGCGGTGTGACGAAGCGACTACGAAGCCTACTCCGAAGCCGTATCCAGCGAAGAGTTCCAGCCAACTGAAGACGTATGCTATCACCGAGAAAGCAGAACCGACCTGCCGAGTGTGTGGCAACGGAAGCCACCCGATCTACAAATGCGACGCCCTACGCCAGATGTCCGTTCCAGAACGAGAAGCCAAGGTAAGAGAGCTCAAGTCTTGTTTTAATTGTTTGCGAACGGGTCATAGGAGTAGTGCGTGTAAATCCTCATTCAACTGTTGGAAATGTGAAGGTCGTCACCATACCCTTCTCCACCCTGAGTCTGATGTGTCCCCACCCAAATCCAGATCCGATGAATCGGATTCCGAAATCGAACCCCAACAACTACAGTCCACTTCTGCCGTCTATTCCGCCAAGAAAGTCTATCCCATGTGCAACAGCCTCTTGATGACAGCGATGGTCCAAGTGTTTGATGCTGATGGGAAGCTGCAGCCTTGTCGAGTATTCCTTGACAGTGGTTCTCAAGCACACATTGTGTCACGCAAACTTGTTCAATCTCTGAAACTTCCCCGGCTCGCAACGAAGATCGATATCGTTGGAGCAAACAATCAAAAGTCGTCCTTGTCTGAAGTGGTGAAGCTTCAGATCAAATCACGTTATTCAAATTACACTGAGCAGTTAGAGTGTCTTGTCGCCAATCAAGTCACTGGACAAATTCCGTCAGTTCCCATCGACATCAAGACTTGGAACATCCCGCCTGGATTTACCCTTGCCGATCCCAACTTCCATAATCCCGGTGAAATAGATCTCCTAATTGGCATTCAGCATTTCTTCAAGCTGATGATGCCAGGTCAAATCAAACTGTCCGACGATTTACCGATCCTCCAGGAAACCCGTCTTCGTTGGGTAGTCGCTGGAGCAGTTAACCCAGCTCGCTCGAAGCAGAACCGATACACAGTTGGTGTACAGACAATGACTATTACAGACACAGTCCACTCCCCACGTACAGAATGCAAGGCCACAGTCGTTCCAACCCCTGATTCGTCCGAAATTCCATTTGTTCTAACAAAATCACGTTCCCGAAAAAACTATCCTGCATACCCGTTAATTTCCCAAAACCTGGAAGATACCCAATACATGAAACAGATCCGACAATCATCAAATCCTGTCCAAGTGAATGATCCACCAGAACAGTCTTATCATTGTAGTTACAGTCCACAAACAACTGAAAATCCGCTATACGATCTTTTGGTAGAGT contains:
- the LOC134290787 gene encoding uncharacterized protein LOC134290787 — translated: MAELKSLVHLRGQVKAKVTRIRKAVEEASGAGAVQLDPAQLKLYQRNLETHYKEYCDLHRQIVTLTPTEKLAEQDETYIFFEAQHNETCLLVETLIQSMTDTPDMRLARRNQQEEPPRIIVQQQPLKAPIPTFDGKPENWPRFKTMFLDVMKTSTDSDAIKLYHLDRALIGGAAGIIDDCTMQSNNYAHAWKLLEERFEDKRLIVDTHIMGMLQLKKMTRPSAKELRELIDDVTRHIDGLTLMKEQMLGMSERFVVNLVATALDSRTRMKWEATVPHKQLPTYKDTMDFLKKRCSILERCDEATTKPTPKPYPAKSSSQLKTYAITEKAEPTCRVCGNGSHPIYKCDALRQMSVPEREAKSDVSPPKSRSDESDSEIEPQQLQSTSAVYSAKKVYPMCNSLLMTAMVQVFDADGKLQPCRVFLDSGSQAHIVSRKLVQSLKLPRLATKIDIVGANNQKSSLSEVVKLQIKSRYSNYTEQLECLVANQVTGQIPSVPIDIKTWNIPPGFTLADPNFHNPGEIDLLIGIQHFFKLMMPGQIKLSDDLPILQETRLRWVVAGAVNPARSKQNRYTNQVISNKPTPADQIASNFVSVNSAMLSNPPEPPSSLAGECSRTTRTVCSVSTLVYERPDGDFPDETDRQRSEIPTGNNRRYRSRPAPISDGHSTTAIAVQHFADSVGVPHWHPLTATIIGPPRTFSEEHQTGPPAPETVPAQPAAAVIPRPGFVRSRYGFDPVPVK